The proteins below come from a single Zea mays cultivar B73 chromosome 8, Zm-B73-REFERENCE-NAM-5.0, whole genome shotgun sequence genomic window:
- the LOC103635708 gene encoding cyclin-A1-4 isoform X2, with amino-acid sequence MSCWAAGRRSSASAMAENTGARGAKEAVVTSGKRVALGNLTNVFRGSWGSGAANSASDAKLSSTKPDDVKKGSYACLRNVNTERGSSRRLASEQFDQAVSLLQKNTSLPSVPDVVSTGCSSPGLSQDCSVSMEDAMSTCNSTESSDVEYLNNNDDPSMTSSSHWWASDRPHFSDSMDVAEFNWRKHSPNHYTYKDPRLSTTLACEIYESLREAETRKMPPTNFLETTQTDMSKTMRAILIDWLVEVTEEYRLVPETLYLTVNYIDRYLSVKEISRHRLQLVGVACLLIAAKYEEICPPLVEELCYITDYSYTKEEVLQMEASVLNNLKFEMTVPTAKCFLRRFVRVAQVPDKGSSLHLEFLVNYICELSLLEYSLLCYLPSMVAASSVFLAKFILMPIKNPWNSSLSYYTRYTPSELRGCVRVLHRLFRLGPGSNLPAIREKYSQHKYKFVAKKYCPQSIPTKFFQDLTS; translated from the exons ATGTCTTGCTGGGCAGCAGGGCGCCGCTCATCGGCGTCGGCCATGGCGGAGAACACCGGCGCGCGGGGCGCCAAGGAGGCAGTGGTGACGTCCGGCAAGCGCGTCGCCCTCGGGAACCTCACTAACGTCTTCCGCGGCAGCTGGGGGTCCGGCGCGGCGAATTCTGCGTCCGATGCG AAATTGAGTTCTACCAAACCAGATGATGTTAAGAAAGGATCCTATGCTTGCCTGCGCAATGTGAACACGGAACGGGGTTCTAGCAGAAGGCTGGCCTCTGAACAGTTTGATCAGGCAGTATCACTTCTTCAGAAGAACACATCTCTTCCTTCTGTGCCAGACGTTGTATCAACAGGTTGCAGCTCACCCGGCCTGTCTCAGGATTGCTCGGTCTCCATGGAGGATGCTATGTCAACATGCAACTCAACAGAAAGCTCTGATGTTGAGTACCTCAATAATAATGACGACCCCTCAATGACATCTTCTTCGCATTGGTGGGCCAGTGATAGACCTCATTTCTCTGATAGTATGGATGTTGCAG AATTCAACTGGAGGAAACATAGTCCTAATCATTACACCTATAAGGATCCACGACTTTCTACAACTCTTGCCTGTGAAATTTACGAGAGCTTGCGAGAGGCTGAG ACTAGGAAAATGCCTCCAACAAACTTTTTGGAAACCACTCAGACAGATATGAGCAAAACCATGAGGGCAATATTAATAGACTGGCTTGTAGAA GTCACAGAAGAATATCGTCTTGTTCCTGAAACCTTATACCTCACTGTCAATTACATTGACCGTTATCTTTCTGTCAAAGAGATCAGTCGGCACAGACTGCAATTAGTTGGTGTTGCTTGCTTGCTTATAGCTGC AAAGTATGAAGAAATATGCCCACCTCTGGTAGAAGAACTCTGTTATATTACTGACTATTCATACACCAAGGAAGAG GTTTTGCAAATGGAAGCTTCTGTTCTGAATAACTTGAAATTTGAGATGACAGTACCTACAGCAAAATGTTTCTTAAG GAGATTTGTACGTGTTGCTCAAGTTCCTGACAAG GGCTCATCTCTGCATCTTGAGTTCTTAGTCAACTACATTTGTGAGCTGTCACTTCTGGAGTACAGCTTACTTTGCTATTTACCTTCAATGGTAGCTGCCTCTTCTGTTTTCTTGGCGAAGTTTATCCTTATGCCAATAAAAAACCCATGG AATTCCTCACTTTCTTACTACACGCGGTATACACCATCTGAGTTGCGTGGTTGTGTAAGGGTACTGCACCGGCTCTTCCGTTTGGGCCCTGGAAGCAATCTTCCTGCAATTAGAGAAAAATACAGTCAGCATAAG TACAAATTTGTAGCAAAGAAGTACTGCCCACAGTCAATCCCTACTAAGTTCTTCCAGGATCTGACAAGTTAG
- the LOC103635708 gene encoding cyclin-A1-4 isoform X1 codes for MSCWAAGRRSSASAMAENTGARGAKEAVVTSGKRVALGNLTNVFRGSWGSGAANSASDAKLSSTKPDDVKKGSYACLRNVNTERGSSRRLASEQFDQAVSLLQKNTSLPSVPDVVSTGCSSPGLSQDCSVSMEDAMSTCNSTESSDVEYLNNNDDPSMTSSSHWWASDRPHFSDSMDVAEFNWRKHSPNHYTYKDPRLSTTLACEIYESLREAETRKMPPTNFLETTQTDMSKTMRAILIDWLVEVTEEYRLVPETLYLTVNYIDRYLSVKEISRHRLQLVGVACLLIAAKYEEICPPLVEELCYITDYSYTKEEVLQMEASVLNNLKFEMTVPTAKCFLRRFVRVAQVPDKVHVSLFCSSYQFHVLVDFFFFLQGSSLHLEFLVNYICELSLLEYSLLCYLPSMVAASSVFLAKFILMPIKNPWNSSLSYYTRYTPSELRGCVRVLHRLFRLGPGSNLPAIREKYSQHKYKFVAKKYCPQSIPTKFFQDLTS; via the exons ATGTCTTGCTGGGCAGCAGGGCGCCGCTCATCGGCGTCGGCCATGGCGGAGAACACCGGCGCGCGGGGCGCCAAGGAGGCAGTGGTGACGTCCGGCAAGCGCGTCGCCCTCGGGAACCTCACTAACGTCTTCCGCGGCAGCTGGGGGTCCGGCGCGGCGAATTCTGCGTCCGATGCG AAATTGAGTTCTACCAAACCAGATGATGTTAAGAAAGGATCCTATGCTTGCCTGCGCAATGTGAACACGGAACGGGGTTCTAGCAGAAGGCTGGCCTCTGAACAGTTTGATCAGGCAGTATCACTTCTTCAGAAGAACACATCTCTTCCTTCTGTGCCAGACGTTGTATCAACAGGTTGCAGCTCACCCGGCCTGTCTCAGGATTGCTCGGTCTCCATGGAGGATGCTATGTCAACATGCAACTCAACAGAAAGCTCTGATGTTGAGTACCTCAATAATAATGACGACCCCTCAATGACATCTTCTTCGCATTGGTGGGCCAGTGATAGACCTCATTTCTCTGATAGTATGGATGTTGCAG AATTCAACTGGAGGAAACATAGTCCTAATCATTACACCTATAAGGATCCACGACTTTCTACAACTCTTGCCTGTGAAATTTACGAGAGCTTGCGAGAGGCTGAG ACTAGGAAAATGCCTCCAACAAACTTTTTGGAAACCACTCAGACAGATATGAGCAAAACCATGAGGGCAATATTAATAGACTGGCTTGTAGAA GTCACAGAAGAATATCGTCTTGTTCCTGAAACCTTATACCTCACTGTCAATTACATTGACCGTTATCTTTCTGTCAAAGAGATCAGTCGGCACAGACTGCAATTAGTTGGTGTTGCTTGCTTGCTTATAGCTGC AAAGTATGAAGAAATATGCCCACCTCTGGTAGAAGAACTCTGTTATATTACTGACTATTCATACACCAAGGAAGAG GTTTTGCAAATGGAAGCTTCTGTTCTGAATAACTTGAAATTTGAGATGACAGTACCTACAGCAAAATGTTTCTTAAG GAGATTTGTACGTGTTGCTCAAGTTCCTGACAAGGTACATGTTTCACTGTTTTGCAGTTCCTACCAATTCCATGTGCTGGttgatttttttttctttctgcAGGGCTCATCTCTGCATCTTGAGTTCTTAGTCAACTACATTTGTGAGCTGTCACTTCTGGAGTACAGCTTACTTTGCTATTTACCTTCAATGGTAGCTGCCTCTTCTGTTTTCTTGGCGAAGTTTATCCTTATGCCAATAAAAAACCCATGG AATTCCTCACTTTCTTACTACACGCGGTATACACCATCTGAGTTGCGTGGTTGTGTAAGGGTACTGCACCGGCTCTTCCGTTTGGGCCCTGGAAGCAATCTTCCTGCAATTAGAGAAAAATACAGTCAGCATAAG TACAAATTTGTAGCAAAGAAGTACTGCCCACAGTCAATCCCTACTAAGTTCTTCCAGGATCTGACAAGTTAG